Part of the Quercus lobata isolate SW786 chromosome 6, ValleyOak3.0 Primary Assembly, whole genome shotgun sequence genome, atataattattttctttcctatgatttatattgcaTGTATATTTTCTGTTTCATAACAAGTTGCGAGGAAACTGTAGTAgtgtttgaattgaaattgagagTTCTGATAATGCATTAATATTTCCAtgatgtatttcaaaaaacttgtTTAGAAAAGGAATTTCAAAACAGATTTGGttctacatcttcttcttcccctgATTGCGTAATAGTATATTTACAGTTTTATGTGTGTACATGCCCGGTAACTTATATGATAAAGGGTCTTTACACAGCTTATTGTCTCAACAAAGGTCATCATCAATGTTTTTACACTTTATGGAAAACTCTGTTGCCAATTAACTGAGGCTTTTTAACTACTTATTTCCTTACCAAAGGCTACCTCTTTGTTATTGGTCAATTATTCCTATGCCTTATGTGACAAGTAGTTAGTTGTGATTTTCCATAGTacctgcttattttgttaacaaaGGTCAATTTTTTCCCCTGTTTATGTTGTGATTGCAGTGTGGTTAGTATTTAACCCTAATAATGTATAACAAATTTCTTACCAGGCAGAAAAAGGTTAGCTACTTTTTTATTGAtactattgttattattattggtaaatTACATGACTTCTTGTTAATATGATTTTCGTTAGAGCTTTTAACATATTCGTTTTTTATGGTATTGACAAACTAACAGAACTTTGTATTTTCCcagttatttaattttcaagtaaCTAACAAATATGGCGAGTGGTTAGCGGTAATGTTGTGTTACTGGTTCGATAATTATGGAACAAGTATATTATTTGAGATAGTTATGGACGAAGCACGAGCTAGAAGGTCAAAAAGgtgtttgatttaaaaaaagaaaaaaaagaaaaagaggtatTCGAACTCAAGTAGAGATGTGTTGTAGAAGTGAAGTGGACCTTGGCAACCTATTTGATGGAGGCATTGTGTTCATCATTGGCCAATTTGGTGTTTGGTTTTAAGGGAATTAGGCTGCTTGAAGTGGTAATTTACGCTACTTTTTCCCTAAAGTAATTTACACTACTCTTATTCCATGGGGAATATGTAAACAAGTTTTCCATGTAATTTACggtattttttcttaaaatgtaATTCATGCCACTTTATTTTAGAgggtattattatattatatatttgagaTTCAATATTATTTTACCCAATTTAACCCTCACCTAAAgtggttgttatctaagaaattgttgtaaacatatttcttttgtaacataaattatatttatcatttgtataattctatgtgaaattcaatttacatttcCTCTTTTATAGACTATTACTTTACTGCTCCATTAACAATGTTATGTGCATTTTCTCagttttaatttcatttaattgatatctttgaaatctaatctctttttaagttttgttatgGGGGTGTAGTAAGTGGCTAACCATTATTGATTCCTTCACCGGTGAAATAAGTATATTTCGAATTTCAactctttttcacttttgttatggatgtgtagtaagtggGATTTGGGTGAAACATGTagttttccttattttcttaaGCTTTTAAATAAGGATAGGGTCACACGAATTCCCCAttgtaatcttaaaattttccctaaatataaggatatggatggagaagtggaaacacaaaacaaatcagTGACCAGAAACAGGAAACGTAggtattaattatgaaaaaaaatctatataacgTTCATCGAAAAAGTATAAACGTGTATGAGTACGGCATAGGAAATTTAATCAAATACAACTATAAACCCTAACACTTTCagcacgcgcgtgctcagagtctcttcaattttttgggtaagggttaatttacagcatttattgtaattttggattattatattttccaatcataaaaaaaaagaaaaaagaatgaaacaaataaaaaaaacgtatgggtgtgatgagtattatgtgcGGTGAATCACAATGccgtactttttttttgtttggaaaatgtagtaatcccaaattatgaACAATGCTTTAAATTAATCATTATCCATAAAATTAGAACAACCTCTGTGCAcgtgcgtgctcagaggctagtatgtGTTTAATCTACTTTTAtgatctcttttttatttttttggtgtagcCATTGCATAACTAATCGATAATGCATATAACGAGGTAGGTTCCTTTCTGTTATCATTTCAATGattgtagtttttcttcaaatatgCATATCAACATTccagttgaaggaaaaaaagaaagaaagcaaatgatCATTCGATATAAAAGTCATCACACATTGTGAATATGgtcatattatcataaaattaaaaccatgTTTGTGGACCTTGAAGAGtacatataataatatacaaatacttgacaatcacataaaaaaacttgaatacaATCTATGGAAGCTACAAATTAGCCCTAAAGCTCTTACACTACAATCCCTACTTCCCCTGTCTGTTATGTATTGCCAAAGGCAATCATCAAGAGTCAGACGGTGGCGGAGGTGGAAAAGCACTGCTGGACTCTGAAAAATCTGCTCTCAACGCAGCAACCTCAGCAATAAGGCCATCTAAAAGCTGTCCATGAGCTGCTTGAGTCGTCATAATGGTCTCCATCATAGCACGAATAGATAGGGGAGGAGGAACGGTGGGGTCTGCAGCTGTGCTGTGAGCATGTACCCCATCGTCACCAATGTCAGCAACGGTACCTGTAGGATCAATAGGACTCTGCTCAGCATGATCGTCTCCAGTGGTGGACTATACTCGTGGCCTTTTTGATGACCCAACACTCGGTCCAACACTCCTCTTTTGTGCAGTCCGCTGTTTGAGAAAGGTGGCTCCTATAGGGGCTGTGATGTGGATCAACTCTAGGGAAGGAAAATTCTCTACTCCTACATAGCGTAGAATCCTATAGATGAAAACTGGGAAGAATAGACCATGCTTCTTACTCTTACTCCTATGCGCCCGAACAAGCGTTTCATAGAAAACGGAAGCAAAACAAATGGACGCATCAGTGACGAGGGCATACAAAAAGTAACACCTCTCTCTAGGAATAGTATGGACATGGGAGATGGGGAAGATGTTGTGACAAGCTATCCTAAATAAGATATAATTAAGCTCGGTTAAGTCACTCGAGTtaattcttgatgttgtgaAGGCCAATGTCATTGGTCTTCCGCAAAGAAGAGTCATAACATCAGAGATTTCAGGACGGTTCGAGTATGAGTATGGATAAGTAGGTGTTCTAACACGAGGTACATCAAGAGCATTGGATATATCATTCTTAGTTATGACAAAGTATCGACCTCGAATCCAAGTAGCGAAATCATTATCAGAACGAATTTCGAGATTGgcatagaactctctaatcagtgCAACTGGAGGGGGTTGTAAACCTTTACATAGAGACAACCAGTTCCTACACTGTAGATTCCTATGGACAGCAAGTGGTAATTCATCTAGATTGATTTCTCGTTCCGGCCAAATTGTCCAATACTGAATTACATTTTCAAACCTTTGCGCCTTCGTAACCGATTCAAACGTTGTTTCATCAAACACAATTGCAGGCTTAGATGAGGAGGCAGACACTCTTTTGGCAGGCCTAGATGAGGAGGCAGACACTCTTTTGGCAGGCTTAGATGAGGAGGCAGACACTCTTTTGGCTTTGGTTTTAATGGTTTTAGACTTCTTAGGAGCCATAACTAGGATGTACAGGTGGGAATGAAAGCACAACAGAAAACCAATATTTAGAACTGCGTTAGAGACACATAAACACAATGTACATATGCATGACAAAAAGACTGCATGATATTGATGCACAATAAGCGTCAATGAATGAAtgcattgaaatgaaaaattttctgTATGTACATGAACATTGACCCATACAGTCAAGTTATTTGAGAACCATGCAAACCCACAGTGTACATGGTGCAGCGGGTGTAAAACCAGTCACTACCATCCATCAATGTCTTACCATGTGGTCAATTTCAGGCAATTATACCCAATtcaacaaaaccccaaattccACAAAGAACAAGATTGGCGAATGAACCAACATGTATACCAagatgttaaaattttgaatataaacgATAGAGAACATCTCGCCAACATGCATACACAGCAACCCATGAACCAGTTCAGATGAAATGAAGCAATACATCAAAATCCCGAAATTCCCAATATGAAGACATGAactctaatttttcatttctcacAAATCATGTGTTCTTTGCAATTAAAGGGTAGAAAACGTGTGTACAACATCCAtacaaaaaaacccattaccTATTTCATGTCAAAACACCAACACCcatgaaaatccccaaattccATATTAACACATGAACCCTAAATTGAATGGGCTTGTAGAAATCAGCTATGTTTATGTAATTAAAGGCTACAAATCGTATGAATAACATGCATATGTAAAAACCCATGACCCATTTCAGACCACAACacccaaaatcatgaaaatcccCACACTTGCATAGTTCGAAATTTCAGCTTTCACAGGGAGATTAATGCaggatttgaaattaatttcaatgGGAAGCAAGGGTAAAAGAGTCATACTACAGTTGAGGATCGATGTTTGGAACTCGGGAAGTCGCTTAGGAGCTTGAGGAATCGAGAGCAATCGACTGCTGCTACCGTGGGAGTCCAGTGCATCCACACAATGAgctatgcttttttttctttttatgaaacAATAGATAACACTAAACTGTGTATATCAGGAACCACATAACTCGATAATATAAGAATCGAGTTTATTATTACTCGCTTAACAAAAAACCGAGTTCTATGTTTTAGACTGATCGTGCACCAATCAAGTAAGAATCGATTCTTCCAGACAACTTTGGCTGGAGTTGTGATGGTACTAAATGTACTCAATAATTAAATTATCGAGTTACTTAAAGTAACTCGATTTCTCGGAGAGCGAGTACTTCTGCTTATATTTTTCAGTCACCAGTTATTACTCGACAATAGTATAATCGAGTTATGTGTTTTAGACCGATCGTGCACCAATCAAGTAAGAATCGATTCTTCCAGAAAACTTTGGCTGGAGTTGTGATGGTACTAAATGTACTCGATAATTACATTATCGAGTTACATCAAGTAACTCGCTTTCTGGGAGAGCGAGTACTTCTGCTTATATTTTTCAGTCACCAGTTATTACTCGACAATAGTATAATCGAGTTATATGTTTTAGACCGATCGTGCACCAATCAAGTAAGAATCGATTCTTCCAGACAACTTTGGCTGGAGTTGTGATGGTACTAAATGTACTCGATAATTAAATTATCGAGTTACTTCAAGTAACTCGCTTTCTCAGAGAGCGAGTACTTCTTAATATAAGATCGAGTAACGTCTTTTTGAGAGACGACGAAATGGTACTCGAATCTTGGATTACCGAGTTATTAATGTTACTCAGTTTATataaaatcgagttttataGAACAGCCTTCCACTACATATTACAACTCGGCCTGTATGTTTTTTCCTGTTGCAGCTCAGTCAGTTTTTTACACCAGCAGGTATGTTCTGTTTATTACAATGTCCATGAAGCAACAAGTGCATGGCATGCAACACACTTTTATATTGTTGCTTTTGAGATTGCCCCTGCTATATAAATATGAATGCAACAAAGTTGGAGAAGTTGGAAATCATACTAAAACAGCTTAGTGAAACCCCATTGCAATAACTTCGTTTTTAACTGAATTGTTTGCTTGACCGGCTTAGTAAAACCCCCATCAGTACATAACATTAAAGGCACTAACAAAGTGCATGACTACATAAGTACAAACTTTAATATCAACTTCTAAGCAAAAAATGACCAATATCATTTGTCTTCTCATCATGGGCCTGTTCAACTGGTGATGTTCGGTTGCTTCCAATTAAAGAGGTAGGGATCATCCTGGCTGTGCAACGTATGTCCGTTAGCACCCATCCACCTTGGCTGCCGTACCTACtgtaaatagttaaaaaatgttatgtacaCTGGACTTATATAAGTTATTAACACACAACATAGGCAGAACAGGAAAAATGAGCAATGACTTACGACGAATAGTGTAACAAAAACAACTGAACAACCTCATTTGCCTATACATGCATGAACACCAGTGTTTGTTTTATGACTAGTCCAAATACTTACTATGGCAATAGAGAACAAAGACACTACTACTGAGTTCTTAATAGTGCCAATTTATATATGACAAAAGTTGTAGGAGATATATGACCTTTACCTATGATGCAGCTCCACCGCTAGTTGACTCCGCATTTCGAGTAGGACATGTTCTACGGTTGTGCCCCTCTTGGCGACACAACCCACATCTTGACTTGGGTCCATTCTCGATCCATAGGGAGGTCGGCAACTCCCTATCATTCTCGTCCATCTCATTGCGGATTCGTGTGGACTTTGGCCGACCTTTGTTCCGGATCAGGTGCAGATTGGGCATCACTACTCTAGTTTCTTCAGGATCCGGCCATGCTAATCTGTCTTTCAACGGTTGGAATACCGGTTCATAGCTATGGAACCTATGACTCACGCTATAGTAAGGATCAATAAACTGCTGCGCATCGTGCTTATACTTAGCACAAATTGCTATTACGTGTGAACACGGCATCTTGTATGCTTCCCATTTTCCACATGTGCATGTCATACCCCGAAGATCAACCCTGTGCGTGTGTTGTCCGCCCCCATTACCTAGAGGATTACCCGGTGTGTCAACCTGATATAACCGTGCTTGTGTGCACATCCGTGTCACCATATGGTCCTTTGCCTTCGCTTGGTTTTTTTCGAACTTCTCCATGGCATACTTGCACCATTCTTGACCCGCTTCCAATTGCTCTAGAGCGAGATTACGACGAGCGTCAAAGTAGGAGTTCACTTTGAAGAAGGTGTACCTCACCATTGCTGTGATTGGCAAGCTGCATGCACCTTTCAGTACTCCATTAAAACACTCCGATAGGTTGGTTGTCATTGCTCCGTATCGACGCCCTCCGTCGTGTGCAAGTGTccacttttctttgttttcattttccaagTACCTGTGTGCAGCCGGTTTGACATTGCGAATTAAATCCAGTGTGGCTTGAAACTTTCTAACTTGATTCGCGCTTGCGGCCCTCCATACCATGTTCTTCAACTCCgaaattttccattttgtgtTCACATTGCTAACTACATGGCGGAGGCAATACCGGTGATGGGCCTGGGGAGGCTGCAACCAAGTCATCCTTGTGTCATCAAAGCAAGCTTTTATACCCGAATGTCGGTCAGAAATGATGCAAAGATTTGTCCGGTTCGTAACATATCGTTTCAGGCATGCCAAGAACCATCCCCATGTCTCCTTGCTCTCACTCTCAACAACGGCAAACGCGAGTGGATAAACCTCGTTGTTAGCATCCGTTGCCATTGCTATCAACAACTTCCCCTTGTATTTGCCATAGAGGTGCGTTGCATTGATGCTTATCACCGGCCTACAATACTTGAACCCTTCTATACACGGACCAAAAGCCCAAAAGGCACAGTTAAATGTGCAAGTTCCCGGCACACTACGGTGGTCGCACTTCAACTGTGTCACTGTGGTTGGATCTGCATCTTTTAACGCTGCCAAGAACCTAGGCAATTCTGCATATGACTCATTGAAACCACCGTAGATGGCTGCAACGGCTTTCTGTTTTGCATCCCAAACCTTATAGTGAGACGCCCAATGGCCGTGCTTCGCATGAAGAACACTACGTAGGGTTGCTACTGTTCTTGAAATGTCTTCCCGTATGTATGACTCAAGTGTGATGGCAATGAACTTTGAATCCATCATCCTTCCATCATGATCCACTTGGAGTGTCAAGCAAGTGTGGGGACCCTTAGATGTTGTGATCATCCACAGCTTGTGCCTTTTGCTGTAGATAGCTCAAATTGACCATAGACATGCATCGTGTACACACGTTACAACCAGTCTCTCGGGGTCTGACttcatgtacttaaatt contains:
- the LOC115949855 gene encoding uncharacterized protein LOC115949855, giving the protein MDSKFIAITLESYIREDISRTVATLRSVLHAKHGHWASHYKVWDAKQKAVAAIYGGFNESYAELPRFLAALKDADPTTVTQLKCDHRSVPGTCTFNCAFWAFGPCIEGFKYCRPVISINATHLYGKYKGKLLIAMATDANNEVYPLAFAVVESESKETWGWFLACLKRYVTNRTNLCIISDRHSGIKACFDDTRMTWLQPPQAHHRYCLRHVVSNVNTKWKISELKNMVWRAASANQVRKFQATLDLIRNVKPAAHRYLENENKEKWTLAHDGGRRYGAMTTNLSECFNGVLKGACSLPITAMVRYTFFKVNSYFDARRNLALEQLEAGQEWCKYAMEKFEKNQAKAKDHMVTRMCTQARLYQVDTPGNPLGNGGGQHTHRVDLRGMTCTCGKWEAYKMPCSHVIAICAKYKHDAQQFIDPYYSVSHRFHSYEPVFQPLKDRLAWPDPEETRVVMPNLHLIRNKGRPKSTRIRNEMDENDRELPTSLWIENGPKSRCGLCRQEGHNRRTCPTRNAESTSGGAAS